The Puntigrus tetrazona isolate hp1 chromosome 16, ASM1883169v1, whole genome shotgun sequence genome includes a region encoding these proteins:
- the cep76 gene encoding centrosomal protein of 76 kDa, whose product MSLPPEKATELKQIIHDHLIKMDIHGKIRDVLAETVRGDGQHGQRSLSEEDFIHALQRRGVVDDVMKDLHFTNVDVSQAEADSVNKSAARFVDKNFAQLKTTNISPLRRYLYLQVLGGKAFLEHLQEPEPLPGQVCSTFTLHLHFRNQRFRSKPVPCACEPDLQEGFLLEVHRDGPGDASKMADATTMLSICDPVHLVLIKTDTSGDTTLISSYFLDWRRVLGAPNGKTSISAELLGVGSECKVAVGVLNLKLEMYPPLTETLSPDVVSTQQSLERQKTAEKERLFLVYAKQWWQEFLEIRPSHQSKLVKIFAQDENGVNRPVCSYVRVLRAGRLLESPRQAARFVSLLAQERAPVVGGGVRQEQWCSMMAFLCRNKGDCEDHATLLCSLLLGFGLDAYVCVGTKAKNIPHTWVMTCGTDGSITFWESFTAHRYLHRPIDPDAPPMVPQPKPTHPYRTLGCVFNHKTFLANCQPSDAVELCVFDFTDGSRWKVMSEEAVRSVCAPGSTSSLPPTPPLCSPSVLPNEASNQLELEMRYLLAEHRKDLGLATVWDDHLSYLLSAALSAYELERCTGVSCGNEEFQDAVRRAVPDGHTFKGFPIHFLHRNARRAFATCLRSPFCEEIVCCRGDHVRLAVRVRVFAYPESACAVWIMFACKYRSVL is encoded by the exons ATGTCCCTGCCACCAGAGAAAGCAAcggaattaaaacaaataatccaTGACCATTTAATCAAG ATGGATATCCATGGTAAAATCCGTGATGTTTTAGCGGAGACCGTGAGGGGCGACGGGCAGCACGGACAGCGCTCTCTCTCTGAGGAGGATTTCATACACGCTCTCCAGCGGAGGGGAGTCGTGGATGATGTGATGAAAGACCTCCACTTCACAAATGTG GATGTTTCTCAGGCTGAAGCTGATTCTGTGAACAAGTCTGCAGCTCGTTTTGTAGACAAGAACTTCGCACAGCTGAAGACAA CTAACATTAGCCCACTAAGGAGATACCTCTACCTACAAGTTCTGGGTGGTAAGGCCTTCCTGGAACACTTGCAGGAGCCAGAACCTTTACCCGGTCAGGTGTGCTCCACGTTCACCCTTCATCTCCACTTCCGCAACCAGCGCTTCCGCTCCAAACCAGTCCCGTGTGCCTGTGAACCAGACCTACAGGAGGGCTTTCTTCTGGAAGTCCACAGAGATGGCCCAG GAGATGCTAGCAAGATGGCTGATGCTACCACCATGCTGTCCATCTGTGATCCGGTGCATTTGGTGCTGATTAAAACGGACACGTCTGGGGACACAACActcatttcttcttattttctTGACTGGAGGAGAGTTCTCGGTGCTCCCAACGGGAAAACCAGCATCTCAGCAGAACTGCTGGGAGTGG gcagtGAATGTAAAGTAGCTGTTGGTGTTCTGAATCTGAAACTGGAAATGTATCCTCCTCTTACGGAGACCTTGAGCCCCGATGTCGTCTCCACCCAG CAATCCCTGGAAAGGCAGAAAACGGCAGAGAAGGAGAGGCTGTTTTTGGTATATGCCAAACAGTGGTGGCAGGAGTTCTTGGAAATTCGACCCTCACACCAGTCCAAGCTGGTGAAGATCTTTGCTCAG GATGAAAATGGTGTGAACCGGCCTGTGTGTTCGTATGTACGTGTATTGCGTGCCGGCAGGTTGCTAGAGAGTCCGCGACAGGCGGCGCGTTTTGTTAGTCTGTTAGCTCAGGAGAGAGCACCTGTGGTAGGTGGAGGGGTCCGGCAGGAGCAGTGGTGCTCTATGATGGCCTTTCTCTGTAGAAACAAG GGTGACTGTGAGGATCACGCTACGCTGCTGTGTAGTCTGCTGTTGGGATTTGGACTGGATGCTTATGTATGTGTGGGCACTAAAGCTAAAAACATTCCACACACCTGGGTCATGACCTGCGGTACAGACGGCTCCATCACCTTTTGGGAAAGCTTCACTGCACACAG ATACCTCCACCGTCCAATAGACCCAGATGCTCCCCCCATGGTACCGCAACCGAAACCCACCCACCCTTACCGGACGCTCGGCTGCGTCTTCAACCACAAGACGTTCCTGGCGAACTGTCAGCCGTCGGATGCCGtggagctgtgtgtgtttgacttcaCAGATGGCTCCCGCTGGAAGGTCATGAGCGAGGAGGCCGTGAGATCTGTATGTGCACCCGGCTCCACCTCCTCTCTCCCCCCGACTCCTCCTCTCTGCTCCCCTTCTGTGCTGCCTAATGAGGCCAGCAACCAACTGGAGCTGGAAATGCGCTACCTACTAGCAGAGCATAGAAAG GATCTTGGTCTAGCAACGGTGTGGGACGATCACCTGTCGTACCTGCTGTCAGCAGCGCTGTCGGCGTATGAACTAGAGCGCTGTACAGGGGTGTCGTGTGGAAACGAGGAGTTTCAGGATGCCGTGAGGAGAGCTGTACCTGACGGACACACTTTCAAAGGCTTTCCTATTCATTTCCTGCACCGTAATGCACGCAGGGCGTTCGCTACCTGCCTCAG GTCACCTTTCTGTGAAGAGATTGTTTGCTGCAGAGGGGATCATGTGCGCCTGGCAGTGAGGGTTCGTGTGTTTGCCTATCCAGAGTCGGCTTGTGCCGTTTGGATCATGTTTGCTTGCAAGTACAGATCTGTGCTGTGA
- the ptpn2a gene encoding tyrosine-protein phosphatase non-receptor type 2a isoform X1: MDQEFENIDSSGQWQNLYNEIRNQSQECPYKVAKFPENRNRNRYRDVSPYDHSRVRLENSENDYINASLITMEEAQRRYILTQGPLRNTCGHFWQMIWEQRCKAVIMLNRVIEKGSEKCAQYWPSKEERDMDFSDTGFVVTLVSEDVKPNYIIRLLELANVKTGETRDIYHFNYTTWPDFGVPESPASFLNFLFKVRESGSLGPENGPAVVHCSAGIGRSGTFSLVDTCLVLMDRRKDPSSVDIQKVLLDMREYRMGLIQTPDQLRFSYMAVMEGAKSILGDSALQKQQPEDWQEPEAYLVSSSQSSILSSEKLNGQSDSCTETHDPGRERDSIHSPNEEQTELKTLSLRKRNREERIASTAQKLQQMKLKLSDSEKKKEKWLFWKPILLNVGAGAAVALGLCMCWAFLSQ; encoded by the exons atggatcagGAGTTTGAGAACATCGATTCATCTGGACAGTGGCAAAACCTTTATAAT GAAATCCGTAACCAGTCTCAGGAGTGTCCCTACAAAGTGGCAAAGTTCCCAGAAAATCGCAATAGGAATAGATATAGAGACGTCAGTCCCT ATGATCACAGTCGGGTGAGATTAGAAAATTCAGAGAATGACTACATAAATGCGAGCCTAATTACCATGGAGGAGGCCCAGAGAAGGTACATATTGACACAG GGCCCACTGAGGAACACCTGTGGTCACTTCTGGCAAATGATTTGGGAACAGCGTTGCAAAGCAGTCATTATGCTTAACAGAGTTATAGAAAAAGGCTCG GAGAAGTGTGCGCAGTACTGGCCATCAAAGGAGGAGCGAGACATGGATTTCAGTGACACTGGGTTTGTGGTCACTCTGGTGTCTGAGGATGTCAAACCCAATTACATAATCAGACTATTAGAACTCGCAAATGTCAAG accGGAGAAACCAGAGACATCTACCATTTTAATTACACAACGTGGCCTGATTTTGGCGTGCCGGAGTCCCCGGCATCATTCCTCAACTTCCTTTTCAAGGTTCGAGAGTCTGGTTCTTTGGGGCCAGAGAACGGACCTGCGGTGGTCCACTGCAGTGCAGGAATAGGGAGATCTGGGACGTTCTCATTGGTTGACACCTGCCTTGTATTG ATGGACAGGAGGAAAGACCCTTCGTCTGTGGACATTCAAAAGGTTTTGTTAGATATGAGAGAGTATCGCATGGGCCTTATCCAAACCCCAGATCAGCTTCGATTTTCATATATGGCAGTCATGGAGGGAGCAAAGAGCATCCTGGGAGATTCAGCTCTACAG AAGCAGCAGCCTGAAGATTGGCAGGAACCAGAAGCTTATTTGGTTTCATCTTCTCAGAGCTCCATCCTGAGTTCAGAGAAACTCAACGGACAGTCTGACTCTTGTACTGAGACACATGATCCAGGAAGAGAACGAGACAGCATACATTCACCAAATGAAGAGCAAACAGAGTTAAAAACATTAAG CCTTCGCAAGCGGAACCGCGAGGAACGGATAGCCAGCACGGCACAGAAGCTGCAGCAAATGAAGTTGAAACTAAGCGATtcggagaaaaagaaagagaagtggCTTTTCTGGAAACCAATTCTCTTAAATGTTGGCGCTGGTGCAGCTGTAGCACTGGGACTGTGCATGTGCTGGGCCTTTTTGTCCCAGTAA
- the ptpn2a gene encoding tyrosine-protein phosphatase non-receptor type 2a isoform X2, translated as MAVMEKGPLRNTCGHFWQMIWEQRCKAVIMLNRVIEKGSEKCAQYWPSKEERDMDFSDTGFVVTLVSEDVKPNYIIRLLELANVKTGETRDIYHFNYTTWPDFGVPESPASFLNFLFKVRESGSLGPENGPAVVHCSAGIGRSGTFSLVDTCLVLMDRRKDPSSVDIQKVLLDMREYRMGLIQTPDQLRFSYMAVMEGAKSILGDSALQKQQPEDWQEPEAYLVSSSQSSILSSEKLNGQSDSCTETHDPGRERDSIHSPNEEQTELKTLSLRKRNREERIASTAQKLQQMKLKLSDSEKKKEKWLFWKPILLNVGAGAAVALGLCMCWAFLSQ; from the exons ATGGCAGTAATGGAAAAA GGCCCACTGAGGAACACCTGTGGTCACTTCTGGCAAATGATTTGGGAACAGCGTTGCAAAGCAGTCATTATGCTTAACAGAGTTATAGAAAAAGGCTCG GAGAAGTGTGCGCAGTACTGGCCATCAAAGGAGGAGCGAGACATGGATTTCAGTGACACTGGGTTTGTGGTCACTCTGGTGTCTGAGGATGTCAAACCCAATTACATAATCAGACTATTAGAACTCGCAAATGTCAAG accGGAGAAACCAGAGACATCTACCATTTTAATTACACAACGTGGCCTGATTTTGGCGTGCCGGAGTCCCCGGCATCATTCCTCAACTTCCTTTTCAAGGTTCGAGAGTCTGGTTCTTTGGGGCCAGAGAACGGACCTGCGGTGGTCCACTGCAGTGCAGGAATAGGGAGATCTGGGACGTTCTCATTGGTTGACACCTGCCTTGTATTG ATGGACAGGAGGAAAGACCCTTCGTCTGTGGACATTCAAAAGGTTTTGTTAGATATGAGAGAGTATCGCATGGGCCTTATCCAAACCCCAGATCAGCTTCGATTTTCATATATGGCAGTCATGGAGGGAGCAAAGAGCATCCTGGGAGATTCAGCTCTACAG AAGCAGCAGCCTGAAGATTGGCAGGAACCAGAAGCTTATTTGGTTTCATCTTCTCAGAGCTCCATCCTGAGTTCAGAGAAACTCAACGGACAGTCTGACTCTTGTACTGAGACACATGATCCAGGAAGAGAACGAGACAGCATACATTCACCAAATGAAGAGCAAACAGAGTTAAAAACATTAAG CCTTCGCAAGCGGAACCGCGAGGAACGGATAGCCAGCACGGCACAGAAGCTGCAGCAAATGAAGTTGAAACTAAGCGATtcggagaaaaagaaagagaagtggCTTTTCTGGAAACCAATTCTCTTAAATGTTGGCGCTGGTGCAGCTGTAGCACTGGGACTGTGCATGTGCTGGGCCTTTTTGTCCCAGTAA
- the LOC122360028 gene encoding protein Bouncer-like, with protein sequence MRGNIFIAFALVMSLFYLGQTLKCFRCELGFWNLCYTTKTNCSDNELCYVGIGKAASVLDIKVMGCLPTEECNKTTSVEFLANKTLYTLKTTCCEEDFCNAGPSIQLSLAPLLLTVLLIAEMMSVF encoded by the exons ATGAGGGGAAATATCTTCATTGCCTTTGCGTTGGTgatgtctttgttttatttgg GACAAACACTCAAGTGCTTTCGGTGTGAGCTTGGATTCTGGAACCTGTGTTACACTACCAAGACGAACTGCAGTGATAATGAATTGTGTTATGTGGGAATTGGTAAAGCAG CTTCTGTTCTAGATATAAAGGTGATGGGTTGCCTTCCCACGGAGGAGTGCAACAAGACAACATCTGTAGAGTTCCTTGCCAATAAGACCTTGTACACCTTGAAGACCACCTGTTGCGAGGAAGACTTCTGCAACGCTGGTCCTTCTATTCAGTTGTCCCTTGCTCCTCTTTTGCTCACCGTGCTTCTCATTGCCGAGATGATGAGTGTGTTTTGA
- the LOC122360025 gene encoding nucleoporin SEH1-like, which produces MFVARSIAADHKDLIHDVSYDFHGRRMATCSSDQSIKVWDKGDNGEWNCTASWKTHSGSVWRVTWAHPEFGQVLASCSFDRTAIVWEEIVGESNDKQRGQSHWIKRTTLVDSRTSVTDVKFAPKHMGLMLTTCSADGVVRIYEAPDVMNLSQWSLQHEISSKLSCSCISWNPSSSRAHAPMIAVGSDDSNVTYGGKVQIYEYNDVTRKYAKAETLMTVTDAVHDIAFAPNLGRSFHVLAIATKDVRIFKLVPLRKDSSSSAPTKFEVQVLAQFDSHNSQVWRVSWNITSTLLASSGDDGCVRLWKANYMDNWKCTGILKGDGSPVSGQPALTGVLGSAAAPSSLNGATGR; this is translated from the exons ATGTTTGTCGCGCGCAGCATCGCTGCCGATCATAAAGATCTGATCCACGATGTTTCTTATGATTTTCATGGGCGGAGAATGGCGACTTGCTCCAGCGACCAAAGCATTAAG GTGTGGGATAAGGGTGATAATGGAGAATGGAATTGCACAGCCAGCTGGAAA ACTCACAGTGGCTCGGTTTGGAGAGTGACTTGGGCCCATCCAGAGTTTGGACAAGTGTTGGCGTCCTGTTCCTTTGATCGTACTGCCATAGTATGGGAGGAGATTGTTGGAGAGTCTAATGACAAACAACGAGGACAAAGCCACTGG ATAAAGAGAACCACACTTGTGGACAGTCGGACATCTGTGACCGACGTGAAGTTTGCCCCGAAGCACATGGGATTGATGCTGACCACGTGTTCTGCAGACGGGGTGGTGCGAATCTACGAGGCCCCTGATGTGATGAACCTGAGCCAGTGGTCCCTGCAGCATGAGATCTCGTCCAAACTCTCCTGCTCCTGCATCTCCTGGAACCCCTCCAG TTCGCGAGCTCATGCACCTATGATTGCAGTGGGTAGCGATGACAGCAATGTAACATACGGCGGCAAAGTTCAGATTTATGAGTATAACGATGTTACAAG GAAATATGCCAAAGCAGAGACACTGATGACCGTTACAGATGCTGTACATGATATTGCGTTTGCTCCAAATCTGGGACGCTCTTTCCATGTACTTGCTATTGCAACCAAAGATGTGCGCATCTTCAAACTGGTTCCACTTCG AAAGGACAGCTCTTCTTCAGCACCCACTAAATTTGAGGTGCAGGTGCTGGCTCAGTTTGACAGTCATAACTCTCAGGTGTGGCGGGTCAGTTGGAACATCACCAGCACGCTTCTGGCTTCCTCTGGTGATGATGGCTGTGTGAGACTCTGGAAAG CAAACTACATGGACAATTGGAAGTGTACGGGCATTCTAAAGGGAGATGGTAGTCCGGTATCTGGTCAGCCTGCTCTGACCGGCGTTCTGGGATCTGCTGCTGCGCCGAGTTCTCTAAACGGGGCCACTGGAAGGTGA